The Gadus morhua unplaced genomic scaffold, gadMor3.0, whole genome shotgun sequence genome has a window encoding:
- the LOC115538948 gene encoding cbp/p300-interacting transactivator 3 — translation MADHLMMPMNHGQPGGGLHGYRMGMNGGGHQQHAGPQQQALRAMPNGPMMHYGGAPTQASMEAAMRQRQQAMGAPGQMGHHPMASAAMMYSQQQQQHPQQQQQQQHPQQHHMHPQQHPQQQQQQQAPHPQQTQHPHPHPHPHPHHQQQQQQQQQQQQQQQQQQPQQQQQFVNGGGGLTSQQLMASMQLQKLNTQYHGHPLGPMGGGHPGPGAPYRMSPAQLASMQHMAGPAALALNGMDADMIDEEVLTALVMELGLDRVQELPELFLGQNEFDFLADFVSKQQPSTVSC, via the coding sequence ATGGCGGACCACCTCATGATGCCCATGAACCACGGGCAGCCCGGGGGCGGTCTCCACGGCTACCGGATGGGCATGAACGGCGGCGGGCACCAGCAGCACGCGGGCCCCCAGCAGCAGGCCCTGAGGGCCATGCCCAACGGCCCCATGATGCACTACGGGGGGGCGCCCACCCAGGCCAGCATGGAGGCGGCCATGAGGCAGCGGCAGCAGGCTATGGGGGCGCCGGGGCAGATGGGGCACCACCCCATGGCCTCGGCGGCCATGATGTactctcagcagcagcagcagcacccacaacaacaacaacaacaacagcacccTCAGCAGCACCACATGCACCCGCAGCagcacccacaacaacaacaacaacagcaagcGCCACACCCACAACAAACACAGCACCCCCACCCGCacccgcacccccacccccaccaccaacaacaacaacaacaacaacagcagcaacaacaacaacaacagcagcagcagccccagcagcagcagcagtttgtGAACGGGGGGGGCGGGCTCACGTCCCAGCAGCTCATGGCGAGCATGCAGCTGCAGAAACTGAACACGCAGTACCACGGGCACCCTCTGGGGCCCATGGGCGGGGGCcacccgggccccggggccccctaCCGCATGAGCCCCGCCCAGCTGGCCAGCATGCAGCACATGGCGGGGCCGGCGGCGCTGGCGCTGAACGGCATGGACGCCGACATGATCGACGAGGAGGTGCTGACGGCGCTGGTGATGGAGCTGGGCCTGGACCGCGTGCAGGAGCTGCCCGAGCTCTTCCTCGGACAGAACGAGTTCGACTTCCTGGCGGACTTTGTGAGCAAACAGCAGCCGAGCACGGTGAGCTGctga